One genomic segment of Desulfuromonadales bacterium includes these proteins:
- a CDS encoding sigma 54-interacting transcriptional regulator: protein MKIDKGKSLSAATELRRQAEERLRAKAEDLHPPRSGAEAQRLLHELEVHQIELEMQNAELRRGREELELSRNRYAELYDFAPVGYFTFDARGLIREVNLAGAQLLGIERRRLVNKPFSSFIADADGRALFSSHLEAISQNQGMQQCEVDLKREDGLTLHAQLQSLMAGNIDDQVDYIHTTIIDVTDRRRAEDTLQKAHGELEQKVKERTQELVRTNEQLLREIEERKSTEAALRSANAEIKGLSDRLRAENIHLQQEVARENNFGEIIGQSNAISYVFFRVEQVAPQDATVLLLGETGTGKGMIARAIHSRSARKDRPMITVNCSSLPANLIESELFGREKGAFTGANARQMGRFELADGGTIFLDEIGEMPLELQCKLLRVLQDGEFERLGNPRTIKVDVRIIAASNRNLEEEIRAGRFREDLFYRLSVFPITIPPLRQRKEDIPLLVHYFVGKYNKKIGRQIETVATETLSALQEYHWPGNVRELENVIERAVITSQGPALQVLDRFDTFRDPGGEQDIKALADLERDHILQVLQKTGWRIEGEKGAATILGLNPSTLRARMRKYGLRRH from the coding sequence ATGAAAATCGACAAAGGCAAAAGCCTGTCAGCTGCCACCGAACTGCGCCGCCAGGCGGAAGAGCGGTTGCGGGCGAAGGCGGAGGATCTGCACCCACCACGGTCCGGGGCAGAGGCCCAGCGGCTCCTGCATGAACTCGAGGTCCACCAGATTGAGCTGGAGATGCAGAATGCCGAGCTGCGCCGAGGCCGGGAGGAGCTTGAGCTGTCGCGGAACAGGTATGCCGAACTCTATGACTTTGCTCCCGTCGGCTATTTCACTTTTGATGCACGCGGCTTGATCCGCGAGGTGAACCTTGCCGGCGCCCAACTGCTGGGGATAGAGAGGCGACGGCTGGTCAATAAACCCTTCAGCAGTTTTATTGCCGACGCAGACGGGAGGGCGCTCTTTTCCAGTCACCTCGAAGCGATTTCACAAAACCAGGGCATGCAGCAATGTGAAGTCGACTTGAAGAGAGAAGACGGACTCACACTCCATGCTCAGCTGCAGAGCCTGATGGCGGGAAATATCGACGACCAGGTCGACTATATTCATACCACGATCATCGACGTCACCGATCGCCGGCGGGCGGAAGACACGCTGCAAAAGGCCCATGGCGAACTGGAGCAGAAGGTAAAGGAACGGACGCAGGAGCTGGTCAGAACGAACGAACAGCTCCTGCGGGAGATCGAGGAGCGCAAGAGCACGGAAGCCGCGCTGCGGAGCGCGAATGCGGAAATCAAAGGGCTTTCGGATCGACTGCGGGCGGAGAACATCCACCTGCAGCAGGAGGTCGCCAGGGAAAACAACTTCGGCGAGATCATTGGTCAAAGTAATGCCATCTCGTACGTATTCTTCCGGGTCGAGCAGGTGGCGCCGCAGGATGCGACCGTGCTTCTCCTGGGCGAAACCGGCACCGGCAAGGGCATGATCGCCCGAGCCATCCACAGCCGCAGCGCCCGCAAGGACCGGCCGATGATCACGGTCAACTGCTCGTCGCTGCCGGCAAACCTCATCGAAAGCGAGCTCTTCGGGCGGGAAAAGGGGGCGTTCACCGGGGCCAATGCCCGGCAGATGGGACGCTTCGAGCTGGCCGACGGCGGCACCATATTCCTCGACGAAATCGGCGAAATGCCGCTGGAGCTGCAGTGCAAGCTGCTCAGGGTCCTTCAGGACGGCGAGTTCGAGCGGCTGGGCAACCCCCGCACCATCAAGGTCGATGTCCGGATCATCGCCGCCAGCAACCGCAATCTGGAGGAAGAGATCCGCGCCGGGCGGTTCCGGGAAGACCTGTTCTACCGGCTCAGTGTTTTCCCCATCACCATCCCGCCCCTGCGGCAGCGCAAGGAAGACATCCCGCTGCTCGTCCATTATTTTGTCGGCAAATACAACAAGAAAATCGGCAGGCAGATCGAGACCGTGGCAACGGAAACCCTGAGCGCCCTCCAGGAATACCACTGGCCAGGCAACGTGCGGGAGCTGGAAAATGTCATCGAGCGGGCGGTCATCACCAGCCAGGGGCCCGCGCTCCAGGTCCTGGACCGGTTCGATACCTTCCGGGATCCGGGAGGTGAGCAGGATATCAAAGCCCTCGCCGACCTGGAACGCGACCACATTCTCCAGGTGCTGCAGAAAACCGGTTGGCGCATCGAGGGGGAAAAAGGGGCGGCGACTATCCTTGGTCTCAATCCCAGTACTCTTCGCGCCCGAATGCGAAAATACGGACTCCGCCGTCACTAG
- a CDS encoding NAD-dependent epimerase/dehydratase family protein — protein sequence MAQGVSPRVLVTGGTGFVGSHLVERLLRNGYSVTCLVRDLRHLRWLAGMEVQLTQGDCTQPESLAAAVQGVSLVFHCAGLTKAIHARDYYRVNHLGTKNLLAACARHNPGLDKFIQVSSQAAAGPSLDGRPVDDGNAPHPVSDYGRSKLLAEEEVRGYKDRLPVVILRPTSVYGPRDVDVFELFRWSSRGLTLEMTGGDRYLNLCYIEDLTAALLLSAEHRTQSGSAYFVAENRSYSWSEFRSLLLSTGGVKARAIKIPYGAAYLIGLVSEIGSLFTKRPALANRQKVREAVQRYWLCDVSKIENDLCFQAEYPLQKGLELTWQWYRKNQWL from the coding sequence ATGGCGCAGGGGGTGTCACCACGGGTACTGGTAACAGGCGGAACCGGCTTTGTGGGAAGTCATCTTGTCGAACGACTCCTCCGGAACGGCTATTCCGTTACTTGTCTGGTGAGAGATCTGCGGCATCTGCGCTGGCTTGCGGGCATGGAGGTGCAACTCACACAGGGCGACTGTACTCAGCCCGAATCACTCGCTGCCGCTGTCCAGGGCGTCTCGCTCGTATTCCATTGCGCCGGACTTACCAAAGCCATACATGCCCGCGACTATTACCGCGTGAACCACCTCGGCACGAAGAATCTTTTGGCTGCGTGCGCGCGCCACAATCCCGGCCTGGACAAATTCATACAGGTGTCCAGTCAGGCGGCGGCAGGTCCGAGCCTGGACGGGCGACCGGTGGACGACGGTAATGCTCCCCATCCCGTGTCCGATTACGGCAGGAGCAAACTGCTTGCCGAAGAGGAAGTGCGCGGCTACAAAGATCGGCTACCTGTGGTGATTCTCCGCCCGACGAGCGTCTATGGGCCGAGGGATGTGGACGTATTCGAACTGTTCCGCTGGTCCAGTCGCGGCCTGACTCTCGAGATGACCGGCGGCGACCGGTATCTCAATCTGTGCTACATCGAAGACCTCACAGCGGCGCTGCTGCTCTCGGCCGAACACAGGACGCAGAGCGGCAGCGCCTATTTTGTTGCGGAGAACAGGTCCTACTCGTGGTCGGAATTCAGGTCCCTGCTGCTCTCTACGGGCGGGGTGAAGGCGCGCGCGATCAAAATTCCTTACGGAGCAGCCTACCTGATCGGCCTCGTTTCCGAAATCGGCAGCCTGTTCACCAAAAGGCCGGCACTTGCGAACCGACAGAAGGTGCGGGAAGCCGTGCAGCGCTACTGGCTGTGCGACGTGAGCAAAATCGAAAATGACCTCTGCTTCCAGGCGGAGTATCCCCTCCAGAAAGGGCTGGAACTTACATGGCAGTGGTACAGAAAGAACCAATGGCTGTAG
- a CDS encoding pyridoxal phosphate-dependent aminotransferase family protein, giving the protein MAAGLYPYFHVVESEQNPEVIVEGRKMLMLGSNNYLGLTSHPQVKEAAIAAVQQYGSGCAGSRFLNGTLDIHVQLEEKLAAFFRKEAALTFSSGYQTNLGIISSLAGKHDVVVIDKQDHASIIDACRLSFAEVKKFRHDDMGSLEYILKESANHGKLVVVDGVYSMEGDIAPLPDIVTLCRKYGARLMVDDAHGIGVLGTTGRGTVEHFGLEQEVDLIMGTYSKSLASIGGFVAASEEVIHYMKHTSRPLMFSASPPPASVASVVAALDILDREPERRERLWHSTNKMMQAFKQMGYDTGNAETPIIPLVIGEMERTFLMWKTLYDAGVFVNPVIPPATTPGRCLIRTSYMATHTDEMLDRALDMIEKAGRELGVIP; this is encoded by the coding sequence ATGGCCGCCGGGCTGTATCCCTATTTTCACGTTGTGGAATCCGAGCAGAACCCCGAGGTGATTGTCGAGGGCAGGAAAATGCTCATGCTCGGGTCGAACAATTATCTCGGGCTCACCAGCCATCCGCAGGTGAAAGAGGCGGCCATCGCGGCCGTGCAGCAGTATGGCAGTGGCTGCGCAGGATCTCGCTTTCTCAACGGAACTCTCGACATCCATGTGCAACTCGAGGAGAAGCTTGCCGCGTTTTTCCGCAAGGAGGCGGCGCTCACTTTTTCCTCGGGATATCAAACCAATCTCGGGATCATCTCATCCCTCGCCGGCAAGCACGACGTGGTCGTCATCGACAAGCAAGACCACGCCAGCATCATCGACGCCTGCAGGCTATCCTTTGCCGAGGTCAAAAAGTTCAGGCATGACGACATGGGAAGCCTCGAATACATTCTCAAGGAAAGCGCTAACCATGGCAAACTCGTGGTCGTGGATGGCGTCTACAGCATGGAAGGGGATATAGCGCCGCTCCCCGACATCGTCACGCTGTGCAGGAAATACGGGGCGCGGCTTATGGTGGACGACGCTCACGGCATCGGGGTGCTCGGCACGACCGGACGCGGAACGGTGGAACACTTCGGGCTGGAGCAGGAAGTCGACCTCATCATGGGCACCTACAGCAAGTCCCTGGCTTCCATCGGCGGCTTCGTCGCGGCCAGCGAAGAGGTGATTCATTACATGAAGCACACCTCGCGGCCTCTCATGTTCTCCGCCAGCCCGCCGCCTGCGTCGGTAGCGTCCGTCGTCGCGGCGCTGGATATCCTCGACCGGGAACCGGAGCGGCGGGAGCGGCTCTGGCACAGCACGAACAAGATGATGCAGGCCTTCAAACAGATGGGCTACGATACGGGCAATGCCGAAACGCCCATCATTCCGCTCGTCATCGGTGAGATGGAGCGAACGTTCCTGATGTGGAAGACCTTGTATGACGCCGGGGTGTTCGTGAACCCCGTCATCCCGCCGGCGACGACGCCCGGCAGATGCCTCATCCGCACGAGCTACATGGCAACCCATACCGACGAGATGCTCGACCGGGCGCTCGACATGATCGAGAAGGCCGGCAGAGAACTCGGCGTTATCCCTTAG
- a CDS encoding phosphatase PAP2 family protein, protein MQPVLRPSDLLTIFFLAMLSGLAVFSAPANPAWAGLFATYAALVVAVLAAAAYRTRVGTAKKGFYLSVVITVMTVSIVFNSLGELIASIHATTFDDFLIAVDHSMFGVHPTVWMERWIRPTLSALLQFAYISYYFIPLSLGVVLIAKGRFGAFEEVLFGILLCFYLSYVGYLLVPAIGPRFTLSHLQTGDLQLYPLIETIQGALNALEKNKTDAFPSGHTAVSLMCLYYAWKEREKKLFAVFVPVVTGLLISTVYLRYHYVIDVIAGIALTGLTIALAAGLQRLLAMEPAIRAMKKSAPGRPRDDKTSCQDDS, encoded by the coding sequence ATGCAACCTGTCCTGAGACCCTCCGATCTGCTGACGATTTTTTTTCTTGCCATGCTCTCCGGCCTTGCGGTTTTCTCCGCGCCGGCGAACCCGGCGTGGGCCGGACTTTTTGCAACCTACGCGGCGTTGGTCGTTGCGGTCCTGGCGGCTGCCGCGTATCGCACCCGGGTGGGTACGGCAAAGAAGGGGTTCTACCTTTCCGTTGTCATCACGGTGATGACGGTCTCCATTGTTTTCAACAGTCTGGGGGAGCTCATCGCCAGCATTCATGCGACGACCTTCGATGACTTCCTTATCGCCGTCGATCATTCGATGTTCGGCGTTCACCCGACGGTCTGGATGGAACGGTGGATCAGGCCGACTCTTTCGGCTCTCCTCCAGTTCGCCTATATCAGTTACTATTTCATCCCCCTCTCGCTCGGAGTCGTGCTCATTGCCAAGGGCAGGTTCGGGGCGTTCGAAGAGGTCCTGTTCGGCATCCTGCTCTGCTTCTATCTCTCCTACGTCGGCTATCTGCTCGTCCCGGCTATCGGCCCCCGCTTTACTCTCAGCCACCTGCAGACCGGGGACCTGCAGTTGTACCCGTTGATTGAAACCATTCAGGGGGCTCTGAACGCTCTCGAAAAAAACAAGACTGACGCCTTTCCGAGCGGCCATACAGCCGTTTCGCTCATGTGCCTTTATTACGCATGGAAAGAACGGGAGAAAAAGCTTTTTGCGGTTTTTGTTCCAGTGGTAACGGGACTGCTCATCTCGACGGTCTATCTTCGCTATCACTACGTCATCGACGTGATTGCGGGGATCGCCTTGACGGGTTTGACCATAGCGCTGGCAGCGGGCCTGCAGCGACTGCTCGCAATGGAACCGGCTATCCGGGCGATGAAAAAATCAGCCCCAGGCCGCCCGCGAGACGATAAAACTTCCTGCCAGGACGATTCATGA